Proteins from a genomic interval of Clostridium sp. 'deep sea':
- a CDS encoding ribosomal L7Ae/L30e/S12e/Gadd45 family protein translates to MSRIKDKYYSFLGIIKKTGKIIAGYDTVKDNFNKAKLIILAEDASDKMKQKMLRRCKEHNKELVCYGVSKQYGRALGIKDSVILAIIDKNFSEVLKSKFGFEVLIGGEKFGKS, encoded by the coding sequence GTGAGCAGAATCAAGGATAAGTACTATAGCTTTTTAGGTATTATAAAGAAAACTGGTAAAATAATTGCAGGATATGACACAGTAAAAGATAACTTTAATAAAGCAAAGCTCATAATTTTAGCAGAAGATGCCTCAGATAAAATGAAGCAAAAAATGCTAAGAAGGTGTAAAGAACATAATAAAGAGTTAGTTTGTTATGGGGTTAGCAAACAGTATGGTAGAGCATTGGGAATTAAAGATTCAGTGATACTAGCCATTATAGATAAGAACTTTAGTGAAGTTTTAAAGAGTAAGTTTGGTTTTGAAGTATTAATCGGAGGTGAAAAGTTTGGAAAAAGTTAG
- a CDS encoding YlxR family protein, producing the protein MKKRKIPKRMCIACREMKEKKQLLRVVKTPEGDVKVDTTGKVNGRGSYLCKNSECINQAIKKKQISRALEVNIPADVYEELKKLGEQNQG; encoded by the coding sequence TTGAAAAAAAGAAAAATACCAAAACGTATGTGTATAGCATGCCGAGAAATGAAAGAAAAAAAACAGTTATTAAGAGTTGTAAAAACACCTGAAGGAGATGTAAAGGTTGATACAACAGGTAAAGTAAATGGCAGAGGCTCGTACTTATGCAAAAATAGTGAATGCATAAATCAAGCTATAAAAAAGAAGCAAATTAGTAGAGCGCTGGAAGTTAATATACCTGCAGATGTATATGAAGAACTAAAAAAGCTAGGTGAGCAGAATCAAGGATAA
- the nusA gene encoding transcription termination factor NusA, protein MNREFIKAIKDLGLEKGIDQEILYDAVETALKTSYKNQLGSTADIKVVINRLTGDVKVYRLYEVVEEVNHKSTELLLEDAIIFNRKAKTGEIVEVEITTKEFGRKAAQNAKQMVVQRIREAERNVVYDRYIDKTDDIITALLHRSDGKNFYVDLNNTEAILPPTEQVAGETYQVGERIKVYVTEVRKTSKGPQIVVSRTHPGLIKRLFELEVPEIYNGTVEIKSIAREAGSRTKIAVHAADKNVDPVGACVGPKGTRVQSIVAEINGEKIDIVEWSDDPRVYVKNALCPSKVLDVGVESEDEHKVKAVVPDHQLSLAIGREGQNARLAARLTSWKIDIKSASQAGFETENDLG, encoded by the coding sequence TTGAACAGGGAGTTTATAAAAGCAATTAAAGATCTGGGTTTAGAAAAAGGAATTGATCAAGAAATACTGTATGATGCAGTGGAAACAGCTCTTAAAACTAGCTATAAAAATCAGCTTGGCAGTACAGCAGATATTAAAGTAGTAATTAACAGATTAACTGGTGATGTAAAGGTATATAGATTATACGAGGTAGTGGAAGAAGTGAACCATAAGAGCACTGAACTACTACTAGAAGATGCCATTATATTTAATCGTAAGGCAAAAACTGGTGAGATAGTAGAGGTTGAGATTACAACTAAAGAGTTTGGTCGTAAAGCAGCTCAAAATGCTAAACAAATGGTAGTACAGCGTATAAGAGAGGCCGAACGAAATGTAGTTTATGACAGATATATTGATAAAACAGATGACATAATTACAGCTTTATTGCATAGAAGTGATGGTAAAAATTTTTATGTTGACCTAAATAATACTGAGGCAATACTTCCACCTACAGAGCAAGTAGCTGGAGAGACTTATCAGGTTGGAGAGAGAATAAAAGTATATGTGACTGAGGTTCGTAAAACAAGTAAAGGTCCACAAATTGTAGTATCACGTACTCACCCTGGATTAATTAAGCGATTATTTGAGCTTGAAGTTCCAGAAATATATAATGGTACAGTAGAAATAAAATCAATAGCCCGTGAAGCAGGTAGTAGAACAAAAATTGCTGTACATGCAGCAGATAAAAATGTTGATCCAGTTGGTGCTTGTGTAGGACCAAAGGGTACCAGAGTACAGTCAATAGTAGCTGAAATTAATGGCGAAAAAATAGATATAGTCGAGTGGAGTGATGACCCAAGAGTTTATGTAAAAAATGCACTTTGCCCTTCTAAGGTATTAGATGTTGGGGTAGAAAGTGAAGATGAGCATAAAGTAAAGGCTGTTGTACCAGACCATCAATTATCATTAGCAATTGGTAGAGAAGGCCAAAATGCTAGATTAGCAGCCAGATTAACATCTTGGAAGATTGATATAAAGAGTGCAAGTCAAGCAGGCTTTGAAACAGAGAACGATTTGGGGTGA
- a CDS encoding ribosome maturation factor RimP — MKKKEVKDLLIAEADILAQKYGLQLFDVNIETKGGSMILSVKLTSDNGVSLDDCHKVHVELSKYLDEVDPIEDSYFLEVSSPGLDASLKSELAISKSIGKEVFVKTFVATDNWPKTLVGILKSYDEKEVEIQNEDQTYKIERKMISTIRLHFSF; from the coding sequence GTGAAAAAGAAAGAAGTCAAAGATTTATTAATTGCTGAAGCAGATATTTTAGCACAAAAATATGGCTTACAATTGTTTGATGTAAACATTGAGACTAAAGGTGGAAGTATGATATTGAGTGTAAAGCTTACTAGTGATAATGGTGTAAGCCTTGACGACTGTCATAAAGTGCATGTTGAACTAAGCAAATATTTAGACGAAGTTGACCCAATAGAAGATAGCTATTTTTTAGAGGTTAGTTCACCTGGTTTAGATGCTAGTTTAAAATCAGAGTTAGCAATATCTAAAAGCATCGGCAAAGAAGTATTTGTTAAAACATTTGTAGCTACAGATAATTGGCCAAAAACTCTAGTAGGAATTTTAAAATCATATGACGAAAAAGAAGTAGAGATACAAAACGAAGATCAAACATACAAGATTGAAAGAAAAATGATATCAACAATAAGATTACATTTTAGCTTTTAG
- the ispG gene encoding flavodoxin-dependent (E)-4-hydroxy-3-methylbut-2-enyl-diphosphate synthase, whose translation MYKQMYKLPREVTIGSVKIGGNNNIAIQSMTNTKTTDVEATVKQIKQLYTAGADLVRVAILDKKALEAFKQIREQITKPLIADIHFDYRLAVSAFEAGAEKVRINPGNIGDWSKVLKVVDVAKEHNACIRVGVNSGSLDKKLLQKYGSPTSEALAQSALEYDKKLLDYGFSNFVMAIKSSNVKRNIEANRIFAKESDTPLHLGVTEAGTPDIGNIKSAIGIGSLLCDGIGSTFRVTLTADPVVEIGTALNILKSTGLRKTGLEIISCPTCGRTQSDLISIVNEVKAKTKHITTPLTIAIMGCVVNGPGEAREVDLGLALGKGKAALFKHGKVVKTILEQDYVTCLLQEIEDLCK comes from the coding sequence ATGTATAAACAAATGTATAAACTGCCAAGAGAGGTAACCATAGGCTCAGTAAAAATCGGTGGCAATAATAACATAGCTATTCAATCTATGACCAATACAAAAACAACTGATGTGGAGGCTACTGTAAAGCAAATTAAACAGCTTTATACAGCCGGAGCTGATTTAGTTAGGGTAGCTATTCTCGATAAAAAAGCACTTGAGGCTTTTAAACAGATTAGAGAGCAAATTACCAAGCCATTAATAGCAGATATCCATTTCGATTATCGCTTAGCTGTTAGTGCATTTGAGGCAGGAGCGGAGAAAGTAAGGATAAACCCTGGTAATATTGGTGATTGGAGCAAGGTGCTTAAGGTTGTTGATGTAGCAAAAGAACACAATGCCTGTATTAGAGTTGGTGTTAATAGCGGTTCGCTTGATAAAAAGCTATTGCAAAAATACGGCTCTCCTACAAGTGAAGCCTTAGCCCAGTCTGCTCTTGAGTACGATAAAAAATTGCTAGACTATGGTTTCAGTAACTTTGTTATGGCTATAAAGTCTTCTAACGTTAAACGTAATATCGAGGCAAATCGCATCTTTGCTAAAGAGAGTGATACCCCTTTGCACTTGGGTGTAACTGAAGCAGGCACACCAGATATCGGCAATATCAAGTCTGCCATTGGAATTGGCTCACTTTTATGTGATGGCATCGGCTCAACCTTTAGGGTAACTCTAACTGCCGATCCAGTAGTAGAAATAGGAACTGCCTTAAATATCTTAAAGTCAACCGGTTTACGTAAAACAGGTCTCGAAATAATTTCTTGCCCCACCTGTGGTAGAACTCAATCTGACTTAATAAGTATAGTAAATGAGGTAAAAGCCAAAACTAAACATATTACAACACCACTAACCATAGCTATCATGGGCTGTGTTGTAAATGGCCCAGGTGAGGCAAGGGAAGTAGATTTAGGCTTGGCATTAGGAAAAGGAAAAGCTGCGTTATTTAAACATGGTAAAGTAGTGAAAACAATCTTAGAGCAAGACTATGTAACATGTTTACTACAAGAAATTGAAGACTTATGTAAGTAA
- the rseP gene encoding RIP metalloprotease RseP produces MVTTVIITILILGVMILFHELGHFMAAKAADVHVYEFALGMGPKLFSFKKGETEYTLRAIPMGGFVRMAGEDPEEDDDPRGLNKKSYLARIIISVAGAFMNFVLAVLIYTIVVFAQGTPDGTAYIGEVLPDSPAAEVGLQAGDKLTSIEGVSINSWEDLTKEIKQRPDQNLVIKIERGTEIIEYTLKTKIDELSEEGYIGIAPRFKRASFMYAIVTGFKQTILLFKLIFTALLAIITGKAGAQGAGPLGIAQMVGQVSQTGLVNTLSFTAMLSINVGIFNLLPIPPLDGSRILLIVIEAIRGKPMDPKKENLIFFIGFALLIIFAVFVTYQDILRLGN; encoded by the coding sequence GTGGTTACTACTGTAATTATAACTATATTAATTTTAGGTGTCATGATTCTTTTTCACGAATTAGGACACTTTATGGCTGCTAAAGCGGCAGATGTACATGTGTATGAATTTGCACTGGGTATGGGTCCAAAGCTTTTTTCATTTAAAAAAGGTGAAACGGAGTATACATTAAGGGCTATACCTATGGGTGGATTTGTGCGTATGGCTGGTGAAGATCCAGAAGAAGATGATGATCCTAGAGGTCTTAATAAAAAAAGTTACTTAGCAAGAATTATTATTTCTGTAGCTGGAGCTTTTATGAATTTTGTACTAGCTGTTTTAATTTATACAATTGTAGTTTTTGCTCAAGGAACTCCAGATGGCACAGCATATATAGGAGAGGTACTGCCAGACTCCCCTGCTGCAGAGGTAGGATTGCAGGCTGGAGATAAGCTAACTTCTATAGAAGGTGTTTCTATTAATAGCTGGGAAGATTTAACCAAAGAAATTAAACAAAGACCCGATCAAAACCTAGTAATAAAGATTGAACGTGGAACCGAAATAATTGAATACACCTTAAAAACTAAAATAGATGAGTTAAGTGAAGAAGGCTATATTGGTATTGCTCCAAGATTTAAAAGGGCATCATTTATGTACGCTATAGTTACTGGTTTTAAACAAACTATATTGCTATTTAAATTAATATTTACAGCTTTGCTTGCAATAATTACTGGAAAAGCTGGTGCCCAAGGGGCTGGGCCACTTGGTATAGCTCAAATGGTTGGGCAGGTTTCACAAACTGGTTTGGTAAATACCTTGTCGTTTACAGCTATGTTGAGTATTAATGTAGGGATTTTTAACCTACTTCCAATACCGCCTCTTGATGGCAGTAGAATACTGCTCATTGTAATAGAAGCCATTAGAGGAAAGCCAATGGATCCTAAAAAGGAAAATCTTATTTTCTTTATTGGATTTGCATTGCTTATAATTTTTGCTGTATTTGTAACATACCAAGATATATTAAGGTTAGGGAATTAG
- the dxr gene encoding 1-deoxy-D-xylulose-5-phosphate reductoisomerase, translated as MKKRIAILGSTGSVGTQTVKIIKEYQDDFELCGISARSNFNLLSQQANEFKPVIVAISKKEFAEKLELNYNCKKIYGDSHIKEFISSCDCDIFVNAISGINGLEASYQVLSLGKDLALANKESIVSAGPLLMELAKKTGSKILPLDSEHSAIWQCLQGEKYNSVSKIILTASGGPFFNFSKNQLSKITPAQALKHPTWNMGNKISIDSATLMNKGLEVIEASVLFNMPLNKIDVLVHPQSIIHSLVEYDDGALIAQLGITDMGQPIQYALFNKSRVKTTRPCLSLADIQKLTFFEPDLELFKCLGLAYQALKMGEAMPAVLNAANQVAVNKFLAKEITFLQIPELISIVMSKQYNTKINSVEDVLYVQSMAIKTALSITL; from the coding sequence ATGAAAAAGAGAATTGCAATATTAGGAAGTACGGGATCTGTAGGAACCCAAACTGTTAAGATAATAAAAGAGTATCAAGATGATTTTGAACTCTGTGGTATAAGTGCTAGGAGTAACTTTAACTTATTAAGCCAACAGGCAAACGAGTTTAAGCCTGTAATTGTAGCAATTTCTAAAAAGGAATTTGCTGAAAAACTAGAGTTAAACTACAACTGTAAGAAGATATATGGCGATAGCCATATAAAAGAGTTTATAAGTAGTTGTGACTGTGATATATTTGTAAATGCTATTAGTGGAATTAATGGACTCGAAGCATCATATCAAGTTTTAAGTTTAGGTAAAGATTTAGCTTTAGCAAATAAAGAATCTATTGTAAGCGCTGGACCACTGCTAATGGAATTGGCAAAAAAAACAGGCAGTAAAATTCTGCCGCTAGATAGTGAACATTCAGCTATATGGCAGTGTTTACAAGGAGAAAAGTATAATAGTGTAAGTAAAATAATTTTAACAGCATCTGGTGGGCCGTTTTTTAACTTTAGTAAAAATCAGCTTTCAAAAATAACACCAGCACAAGCCCTTAAACACCCTACGTGGAATATGGGAAACAAAATATCTATTGATTCAGCTACCTTAATGAATAAAGGTTTAGAGGTGATTGAGGCTTCAGTATTATTTAATATGCCTCTTAATAAGATTGATGTTTTAGTGCATCCTCAAAGCATAATTCATTCTTTAGTAGAGTATGATGATGGTGCCCTTATTGCTCAGTTGGGTATTACTGATATGGGGCAACCTATTCAGTATGCCTTATTTAATAAAAGTCGGGTAAAAACCACTAGGCCATGTTTAAGCTTAGCAGACATTCAAAAATTAACATTTTTTGAGCCGGATTTAGAGTTGTTTAAGTGTTTGGGTTTAGCGTATCAAGCCTTAAAGATGGGTGAAGCTATGCCAGCTGTGTTAAATGCTGCCAATCAGGTTGCAGTAAATAAATTTTTAGCAAAAGAAATAACATTTTTACAAATACCTGAACTAATATCGATAGTAATGTCGAAACAATATAATACTAAAATTAATAGTGTAGAAGATGTACTTTATGTTCAGAGTATGGCAATAAAGACAGCGCTTAGTATTACGCTGTAG
- a CDS encoding phosphatidate cytidylyltransferase: MKKRIMSAIVAVPILLYIVLKGGIIFDIAWFLVLSILLFELNRMVAGKLDIILYLPSLLYLVTSYANYYYNWGNANLIASFFIIIMLIINIIVVRKHNLSKISLAIIGSLYIIFLGMYLFMLADISQALLIISFITAWAYDSCAYFTGVKWGRRRPWPELSPKKSIEGVMGGAVGTVLVVLLFASINNWNLVNMAIYALFAVFLAQCGDLIESSIKRFCSVKDSGKILPGHGGFLDRFDSVLPILPLTYLIFVVLKLQ; encoded by the coding sequence ATGAAAAAAAGAATTATGAGTGCTATTGTTGCTGTTCCAATATTACTTTATATAGTTTTAAAAGGCGGTATTATATTCGACATAGCTTGGTTTTTAGTATTGTCTATTTTGCTTTTTGAGTTAAATAGAATGGTAGCAGGTAAATTAGACATAATATTATACTTGCCATCTTTGCTTTACTTAGTAACTTCTTACGCCAATTACTATTATAATTGGGGTAATGCAAATCTTATTGCGTCCTTTTTTATAATAATAATGCTGATAATAAACATTATAGTAGTTAGAAAACATAATTTAAGTAAAATTAGTTTAGCTATTATAGGTTCTTTATATATTATATTTTTAGGTATGTACTTATTTATGTTAGCAGACATAAGTCAGGCACTACTAATAATTAGTTTTATAACCGCTTGGGCCTATGATTCTTGTGCCTATTTTACAGGAGTAAAATGGGGGCGTAGACGGCCATGGCCAGAGTTAAGTCCTAAAAAATCAATTGAAGGGGTAATGGGTGGTGCGGTAGGAACAGTATTAGTTGTATTATTATTTGCCTCTATCAATAATTGGAACTTAGTTAATATGGCAATATACGCTTTGTTTGCAGTGTTTTTAGCTCAATGCGGAGATCTGATTGAGTCATCTATTAAAAGATTTTGCAGTGTTAAAGATTCAGGTAAGATATTGCCTGGACATGGAGGGTTTTTAGATAGGTTTGATAGTGTTTTACCAATATTACCATTAACCTATTTAATATTTGTTGTATTAAAGCTTCAGTGA
- the uppS gene encoding polyprenyl diphosphate synthase, whose translation MNIPKHIAMVMDGNGRWAVKRGKPRTYGHQVGGEHIFKIAEKCHELGVKYITLYAFSTENWSRPTAEVHFITRELPFLIYNKFKSRLKSNNMKFLLSGRLEGIPKKSLELFRELEQTSKDNEGLTIVFAFNYGGRAEIIDVCKNLLDINIKSSELTEDIFRSNLYLPNVPDVDLVIRAGNEHRISNFLLWQIAYAELYMSEKLWPDFTAKDLTKAIEFYSNRNRKFGKISV comes from the coding sequence ATGAATATCCCCAAGCACATTGCAATGGTTATGGATGGTAACGGAAGGTGGGCAGTTAAACGAGGTAAACCTCGTACTTATGGTCATCAAGTTGGTGGTGAACACATATTTAAAATAGCAGAAAAGTGTCATGAGTTAGGTGTAAAATATATTACATTATATGCCTTTTCAACAGAGAACTGGAGTAGACCAACAGCTGAGGTGCACTTTATTACAAGAGAACTGCCATTTTTAATATACAACAAGTTTAAATCAAGACTAAAGAGCAATAATATGAAATTTCTACTTTCTGGAAGGCTAGAGGGTATACCTAAAAAATCTCTTGAGCTATTTCGAGAACTAGAGCAAACATCAAAAGATAACGAAGGACTTACTATTGTATTTGCCTTTAATTATGGAGGTAGAGCTGAAATTATTGATGTTTGTAAAAATCTATTAGATATCAATATAAAAAGCTCAGAATTAACCGAAGATATATTTAGAAGTAATCTCTATTTACCTAACGTGCCAGATGTAGACTTAGTAATTAGAGCAGGAAATGAGCACCGAATATCCAACTTTTTACTTTGGCAAATAGCCTATGCTGAATTATATATGTCTGAAAAACTTTGGCCAGATTTTACAGCAAAAGATTTAACAAAAGCCATAGAGTTTTATAGTAATAGAAATAGAAAGTTTGGAAAGATATCAGTATGA
- the frr gene encoding ribosome recycling factor: protein MIKEVLADCESRMQKTIKVFEGDLKSVRAGRATPSLLDKITVEYYGSSVPIKQVGNVTAPEPRLLVIQPWDKTVIPLVEKAILQSDLGLNPNNDGTVIRLNIPQLTSERRQKLLKVIRKMAEECKIAVRNIRRDANDEVKMLENEKEITEDDSRRGLEQVQDLTNKYVKETDVVLKKKEEELLEV from the coding sequence ATGATAAAAGAAGTTTTAGCAGATTGCGAAAGTAGGATGCAAAAAACGATTAAAGTCTTTGAAGGAGATTTAAAATCTGTACGTGCAGGCAGAGCTACACCATCTCTACTAGATAAAATTACAGTTGAATACTATGGTAGTAGTGTTCCTATTAAACAAGTAGGTAATGTAACAGCCCCAGAGCCAAGGCTCTTAGTTATTCAACCATGGGATAAAACAGTTATTCCTTTAGTTGAAAAAGCTATTTTGCAATCAGATTTAGGTCTAAACCCAAATAATGATGGCACAGTAATAAGACTAAATATTCCTCAGTTAACATCTGAAAGAAGACAAAAACTTCTTAAGGTTATCAGAAAAATGGCTGAAGAATGTAAAATTGCAGTAAGAAATATTCGCAGAGATGCTAATGATGAAGTTAAAATGCTTGAGAATGAAAAAGAGATTACTGAAGATGATTCTCGTCGTGGTCTTGAGCAAGTTCAGGATTTAACAAATAAGTATGTTAAAGAGACGGATGTTGTCTTAAAGAAAAAGGAAGAAGAATTATTAGAAGTCTAA
- the pyrH gene encoding UMP kinase — MGKPVYKRIVLKLSGEALAGKSNGGIDHTVVADIANQVKEVVELGVEVAVVVGAGNIWRGATGSARGMDRATADYMGMLATCINSLALQDAFENVGVQTRVQTAIEMREIAEPYIRRRAIRHLEKGRVVIFAAGTGNPYFTTDTTASLRAAEIEADAILLAKGKVDGVYDSDPLLNPEAVLFTELTYIEVLRRGLGVMDSTATSLCMDNNIPIIVFGLMESGNIKKVLLGDKIGTVIKGD; from the coding sequence ATGGGTAAGCCAGTATACAAGAGAATTGTGTTAAAATTAAGCGGTGAAGCTTTAGCCGGTAAAAGTAATGGTGGTATTGACCATACAGTAGTTGCCGATATAGCAAACCAAGTTAAAGAAGTAGTAGAATTAGGAGTTGAAGTTGCCGTTGTAGTGGGTGCTGGAAACATATGGAGAGGTGCTACAGGTAGTGCCCGTGGTATGGATAGAGCAACAGCAGATTATATGGGAATGTTAGCTACATGTATTAATTCATTGGCATTACAAGACGCATTTGAAAACGTTGGAGTTCAAACTAGAGTGCAAACTGCAATAGAAATGCGTGAAATAGCAGAACCATATATTAGAAGACGTGCAATTCGACATTTAGAAAAAGGCAGAGTTGTTATATTTGCTGCAGGAACAGGCAATCCTTACTTTACAACAGATACTACAGCCTCATTACGAGCTGCAGAAATTGAAGCAGATGCTATTTTATTAGCAAAAGGTAAAGTAGATGGAGTATATGACTCTGATCCATTATTAAACCCAGAGGCTGTATTATTTACTGAATTAACCTATATTGAAGTGTTAAGACGGGGTTTAGGGGTTATGGATTCTACTGCAACATCACTATGTATGGATAATAACATACCTATTATTGTCTTTGGTTTAATGGAATCTGGAAATATTAAAAAAGTACTTCTGGGTGATAAGATTGGAACAGTAATTAAGGGGGACTAA
- the tsf gene encoding translation elongation factor Ts → MITTDMIKEVRVRSGAGVLDCRNALKENNGDVDKAIDHLRKKGLASASKKAGRLASEGLVSSYIHGNGKVGVLVEINCETDFVAKTDNFKALARDIAMQIAASKPEYVCREEVPAELIQKEKDILMAQIENEGKKKPANIVEKIVEGRINKFFKSVCLLEQPFIKDDEKTVEQLLKESIATTGENIKIRRFVRFEMGEGLAKKANDFADEVAQMVK, encoded by the coding sequence GTGATTACTACTGATATGATTAAAGAAGTGAGAGTTCGTTCAGGTGCTGGTGTTTTAGATTGCCGTAATGCCTTAAAAGAAAACAATGGTGATGTTGATAAGGCTATTGATCATTTAAGGAAAAAAGGACTTGCATCTGCTTCAAAAAAAGCAGGTCGTTTAGCATCAGAAGGTCTTGTTAGTTCATATATTCACGGAAATGGTAAAGTTGGCGTTTTAGTTGAAATTAACTGTGAAACAGACTTTGTAGCTAAAACTGATAACTTTAAGGCTCTAGCTAGAGATATTGCAATGCAAATCGCAGCTTCAAAGCCAGAATATGTTTGCAGAGAAGAAGTTCCTGCTGAGCTTATTCAAAAAGAAAAAGATATTTTAATGGCTCAAATCGAAAACGAAGGTAAAAAGAAACCTGCTAATATCGTTGAAAAGATTGTAGAAGGCCGTATTAATAAATTCTTTAAGAGTGTTTGTTTATTAGAGCAACCATTCATCAAAGATGATGAAAAAACTGTAGAGCAATTATTAAAAGAAAGTATAGCTACTACAGGTGAAAACATTAAAATTCGTCGATTTGTACGTTTTGAAATGGGCGAAGGTTTAGCAAAAAAAGCAAATGACTTCGCTGATGAAGTTGCTCAAATGGTAAAATAA
- the rpsB gene encoding 30S ribosomal protein S2: MSVVAMKQLLESGVHFGHQTRRWNPKMAPYIFTERNGIYIIDLQKTVRKIEESYDFIRDIAAAGGSVLFVGTKKQASESIAEEAVRCGMPYVNKRWLGGTLTNFQTINKRIKRLLLLEEMEVDGSFDVLLKKEVVALRKEKDRLEKFLGGIKQMKKMPSALFIVDPRKEKIAVAEAKKLNIPIVSVVDTNCDPDLIDYVIPGNDDAIRAVKLLSSVIADAILEGNQGAVAELAEEAAEEVKENN; encoded by the coding sequence ATGTCAGTTGTTGCAATGAAACAGTTACTCGAATCTGGTGTTCACTTTGGTCACCAAACACGTCGTTGGAACCCAAAAATGGCTCCATACATTTTTACAGAGCGTAATGGTATTTACATCATTGATTTACAAAAAACAGTTCGCAAAATTGAAGAATCTTATGATTTTATAAGAGATATCGCTGCCGCTGGTGGATCAGTATTGTTTGTAGGAACTAAAAAGCAAGCATCTGAGAGCATAGCAGAAGAAGCAGTTCGTTGTGGTATGCCTTATGTTAATAAAAGATGGTTAGGTGGAACTTTAACTAACTTCCAAACAATCAATAAGCGAATTAAAAGATTATTATTGCTCGAAGAAATGGAAGTAGACGGTAGTTTCGATGTATTACTTAAAAAAGAAGTAGTTGCATTAAGAAAAGAAAAAGATCGTTTAGAGAAGTTTTTAGGCGGAATTAAACAAATGAAAAAAATGCCTAGTGCTTTATTTATTGTTGATCCTCGCAAAGAGAAGATTGCTGTTGCAGAGGCTAAAAAACTAAATATTCCTATTGTTTCTGTGGTTGATACAAACTGTGACCCAGATCTTATAGATTATGTTATTCCTGGTAATGATGATGCAATCAGAGCTGTTAAGTTGCTGTCATCGGTTATTGCTGACGCTATTTTAGAAGGCAACCAAGGAGCTGTTGCTGAGTTAGCAGAAGAAGCTGCAGAAGAAGTAAAAGAGAATAACTAG
- a CDS encoding GTP-sensing pleiotropic transcriptional regulator CodY, whose product MGLLERVQMITSYLRDNTGKVKLSELTSILTGLTNANIIAVNDDNEVLAKAYLNDLQGEILEKTVKNNIFSFGQSYFTNATPNVVIKDLSQEECLLGTEDDCAYDNISVMTIPLLNKKRHIIKIVAIKFNDKYDDVDHIFGEIICSLLTMERVYREVEFKQKEYRKNVMVEIALDALSYSEIEAAKSIFQELGNTEGFLVASKVADKVGITRSVIVNALRKLESAGVIESRSLGMKGTYIKVLNERLLDQLNISLE is encoded by the coding sequence ATGGGGCTTCTAGAACGAGTTCAAATGATAACTAGTTATTTAAGAGATAATACGGGGAAGGTCAAGTTATCTGAACTAACATCTATTTTAACAGGATTAACTAATGCTAATATTATAGCTGTTAATGATGACAACGAGGTCTTAGCCAAAGCTTACTTAAATGACTTACAAGGTGAAATATTAGAGAAAACAGTTAAAAACAACATTTTTAGTTTTGGGCAAAGCTACTTTACTAACGCAACACCAAACGTTGTTATTAAAGATTTGTCACAAGAAGAATGTTTATTGGGTACAGAAGATGACTGTGCTTATGACAATATAAGTGTAATGACTATTCCTTTACTAAATAAAAAAAGACATATTATTAAAATTGTTGCAATAAAATTCAACGATAAATATGATGATGTTGATCATATTTTTGGAGAAATAATTTGTAGTTTGCTTACAATGGAACGAGTATATCGAGAGGTAGAGTTTAAACAAAAAGAATATCGTAAAAATGTTATGGTAGAAATTGCTTTAGATGCTTTATCGTATTCGGAAATTGAGGCAGCAAAAAGTATCTTCCAAGAACTTGGCAACACAGAAGGATTTTTAGTTGCTAGCAAGGTTGCTGATAAAGTGGGTATAACACGTTCAGTAATTGTTAATGCTCTAAGAAAACTCGAGAGTGCCGGCGTAATTGAATCACGCTCTTTAGGAATGAAAGGCACATATATTAAAGTATTAAACGAAAGATTATTAGATCAACTTAATATTTCTTTAGAATAA